In a single window of the Nilaparvata lugens isolate BPH chromosome 1, ASM1435652v1, whole genome shotgun sequence genome:
- the LOC111060170 gene encoding DNA-directed RNA polymerases I, II, and III subunit RPABC4 encodes MEQNKEQTQTKVPMVYICGECHYENEIRPRDPIRCRECGYRIMYKKRTKRLVVFDAR; translated from the exons ATGGAGCAAAATAAAGAACAGACTCAAACAAAAGTACCTATGGTATACATTTGTGGAG aaTGCCATTATGAGAATGAAATACGCCCAAGAGATCCAATAAGATGCAGAGAATGCGGCTACCGAATAATGTACAAGAAGAGAACAAAAAGGCTGGTTGTATTTGATGCAAGATAG